The Mesorhizobium loti genome includes a region encoding these proteins:
- the trbK-alt gene encoding putative entry exclusion protein TrbK-alt, with the protein MDGKMLARLGTVVFVAIAVTASAIQMSRKEEAPEAWPSGRAAVTAADPLRDELIRCQALGEAGPRDLACLRAWAENRNRFLAPGARPAERLPDMPPAPRNDTTPQPGRTDQPAVEPAAPIAPPQLDEAR; encoded by the coding sequence ATGGACGGCAAGATGCTCGCCCGACTCGGCACCGTCGTGTTTGTCGCAATCGCAGTGACTGCGAGCGCGATCCAGATGAGCCGGAAAGAAGAAGCGCCCGAGGCGTGGCCGTCCGGCCGCGCCGCCGTGACCGCGGCCGACCCGTTGCGCGACGAGCTGATCCGCTGCCAGGCGCTCGGCGAAGCCGGTCCCCGCGACCTCGCATGCCTGCGGGCTTGGGCTGAAAACCGCAACCGCTTCCTTGCGCCCGGCGCGCGACCTGCCGAGCGACTGCCGGACATGCCGCCAGCGCCGCGAAACGACACCACTCCCCAACCGGGCCGCACCGATCAGCCAGCCGTGGAGCCCGCCGCGCCGATCGCGCCGCCGCAGCTCGACGAAGCGAGATAA
- a CDS encoding DUF2274 domain-containing protein, producing the protein MTKLKLGTIADDKPIKVTVELPGPLHRDLIAYAEILARETGQPVAEPVKLIAPMVQRFIATDRGFAKARRKSF; encoded by the coding sequence ATGACCAAGCTTAAGCTCGGCACGATAGCCGACGACAAGCCGATCAAGGTGACGGTCGAGCTGCCCGGGCCGCTGCACCGGGACCTCATTGCCTATGCCGAGATCCTTGCCCGCGAAACGGGGCAGCCGGTTGCCGAACCAGTTAAGCTGATCGCTCCTATGGTGCAGCGCTTCATCGCCACGGATCGCGGCTTCGCCAAGGCTCGAAGAAAATCCTTTTAA
- the trbG gene encoding P-type conjugative transfer protein TrbG, with the protein MKPYFRKAGNPASYTSVVSAFRRAAFPMALLATTALAGCATTNPPPEISYDNAAPAVQTVDPPAPVTVVELPRPLPLPGQLQRVEPSRRIPEPTDPTARVNQANAAARIQPVRDGFINSMQVYPFTQGALYQVYTAVGQITDIALQPGEQLVGSGPVAAGDTVRWIIGDTESGSGATRQIHILVKPTRTDLMTNLVINTNLRTYHMELRSTERTYMASVSWHYPQDQLIALRRQNAEAQAAQPVASGVDLANVNFRYAIDGDRAPWRPLRAFDDGRQVFIEFPRGISQGEMPPLFVVGPEGNTSELVNYRVRGNHMIVDRLFAAAELRFGSGDHQKRVRITRTDGRPAS; encoded by the coding sequence ATGAAGCCGTATTTCCGTAAAGCCGGAAACCCGGCTTCATACACATCCGTAGTCTCGGCTTTCCGCAGAGCCGCATTTCCCATGGCCCTGCTGGCGACGACCGCGCTCGCAGGCTGCGCCACCACCAATCCGCCGCCGGAGATCTCTTATGACAACGCCGCTCCGGCCGTGCAGACCGTCGATCCGCCTGCACCCGTAACGGTAGTCGAACTGCCTCGGCCGCTGCCGCTGCCTGGCCAACTGCAGCGCGTCGAGCCATCCCGGCGCATACCGGAGCCGACCGATCCAACGGCGCGGGTGAACCAGGCCAATGCAGCCGCCCGCATCCAGCCGGTGCGCGACGGCTTCATCAACTCGATGCAAGTCTATCCGTTTACGCAAGGAGCGCTCTATCAGGTCTATACCGCCGTCGGACAGATCACGGACATCGCGTTGCAACCCGGCGAGCAGCTCGTCGGCTCAGGCCCCGTCGCCGCCGGCGACACGGTGCGCTGGATCATCGGTGATACCGAGAGCGGCTCGGGCGCGACCCGGCAGATCCATATACTCGTGAAGCCCACCCGCACCGATCTGATGACGAACCTCGTCATCAATACCAATCTGCGCACCTATCATATGGAACTGCGCTCGACCGAGCGGACGTATATGGCGTCTGTGTCCTGGCATTACCCACAGGACCAGCTCATCGCGCTGCGCCGGCAAAACGCCGAAGCGCAGGCCGCCCAGCCGGTGGCGAGCGGCGTCGATCTTGCCAACGTCAACTTCCGCTACGCCATCGACGGCGACCGCGCGCCGTGGCGGCCGCTGCGCGCCTTTGACGATGGCCGCCAGGTCTTCATCGAATTCCCGCGCGGGATCAGTCAGGGCGAAATGCCGCCGCTGTTCGTCGTCGGACCGGAGGGCAATACCTCAGAGCTTGTGAACTACCGTGTTCGCGGCAATCACATGATCGTCGATCGGCTCTTCGCCGCGGCCGAACTGCGCTTCGGCTCCGGCGATCACCAGAAGCGCGTGCGCATTACCCGCACTGACGGGAGGCCCGCATCGTGA
- a CDS encoding TrbI/VirB10 family protein encodes MSENPRRNEEVPDDDTQPLTGEPIGPAPMRLRAEPPRVTRLSRKFLAGIGLVASVGLGGALVYALQTRDGGRPNEELYSTENRSTADGLAGLPRDYSGVPRLGPPLPGDLGRAIVGAQERGQPVLTPGIATPNPGISPEEQRRLQEIETARTSRLFSGTEMRTGASVAAPAIAPPPAPDLAGLGLAPPPATPSAQDRQTAFLNAAPDRRTVAADRVVAPASPNILQAGAVISAALITGIRSDLPGQITAQVTENIYDSPTGHILLVPQGTRIIGQYDNNVQFGQSRVLLVWNRLIFPNGRSIVLERQPGADAEGFAGLQDGVDYHWWDLVKAAGLSTLLGVGAELATNDDDRLIQAIRSGGQDTINDAGQQIVRRQLNIAPTLTIRPGFPVRVIVTRDLVLEPYGG; translated from the coding sequence GTGAGCGAGAATCCGCGCCGGAACGAGGAAGTGCCGGACGACGATACGCAGCCCCTGACCGGCGAGCCGATCGGGCCCGCGCCAATGCGTCTGCGCGCGGAACCGCCGCGCGTCACGCGGCTGTCGCGTAAGTTCCTCGCGGGTATCGGCCTCGTCGCCAGCGTCGGGCTCGGCGGCGCTCTCGTCTACGCGCTTCAGACCCGCGATGGCGGACGCCCGAACGAGGAACTCTATTCAACGGAGAACCGCTCGACCGCCGACGGGCTCGCCGGCCTGCCGCGTGACTACAGCGGTGTACCTCGCCTTGGTCCGCCGCTCCCGGGAGACCTCGGCCGCGCGATCGTCGGCGCGCAGGAGCGCGGCCAACCCGTTCTGACGCCTGGCATCGCCACTCCCAATCCGGGCATCAGTCCCGAAGAACAGCGCAGGCTGCAGGAGATCGAGACCGCCAGGACCAGCCGGCTATTTTCCGGCACCGAGATGCGCACTGGAGCGTCCGTTGCGGCGCCCGCTATCGCTCCGCCGCCAGCGCCCGACCTCGCGGGCCTTGGCCTCGCGCCTCCGCCCGCGACACCATCGGCGCAGGACCGCCAGACTGCCTTCCTCAACGCGGCCCCGGACCGCCGTACAGTCGCGGCCGATCGTGTCGTTGCGCCCGCATCTCCGAACATCCTGCAAGCAGGCGCGGTCATATCGGCCGCGCTGATCACCGGCATCAGGTCCGATCTGCCGGGCCAGATCACCGCGCAGGTGACCGAAAATATCTACGACAGTCCGACCGGCCATATCCTGCTCGTGCCGCAGGGCACGCGCATCATCGGCCAGTACGACAACAACGTCCAGTTCGGCCAAAGCCGCGTGCTACTCGTTTGGAATCGACTGATCTTCCCGAACGGCCGGTCGATCGTGCTCGAGCGCCAGCCCGGCGCGGATGCCGAGGGGTTTGCCGGCCTTCAGGACGGTGTCGACTATCACTGGTGGGATCTCGTCAAGGCGGCGGGGCTTTCCACGCTGCTTGGCGTTGGAGCAGAACTCGCCACGAACGATGACGATCGACTTATCCAGGCGATCCGAAGTGGCGGCCAGGATACCATCAATGACGCCGGCCAGCAGATCGTCCGCCGTCAGCTTAATATTGCGCCGACGTTGACAATCCGTCCGGGCTTCCCTGTGCGCGTGATTGTCACCCGCGATCTAGTGCTCGAACCTTACGGAGGGTGA
- the trbL gene encoding P-type conjugative transfer protein TrbL, translated as MGGTGVIDHFLEVFTRYIDSGFGLLSGEVAFIATTLIVIDVTLAALFWSWGAGDDIMARLVKKTLFVGVFAYIIGNWNNLARIVFESFAGLGLKASGTSFTTADLLRPGRVAQTGLDAGRPLLESISGLMGYWSFFENFIQIACMFLAWALVLLAFFILAIQLFVTLIEFKLTTLAGFVLIPFGLFGKSAFMAERVLGNVISSGIKVLVLAVIIGIGSTLFSEFTSGFDGATPTIDEAMAIVLAALSLLGLGIFGPGIASGLVSGGPQLSAGAAVGTGMAAGGMVALGAGAVGAAASGGAALAGGAAAAARGGAAIAGGASTAYSLGAAGQSGASGVASGLGGVARAGGSAAVSPLRRAASRAAESMRSSFNAGGKAAFEATGGTSTAGSIGGDAAGDAAAGFPTAGAPPAWAQRMRRSQHMTHAVQATAHAVRSGDAHGGGSSVNLSEGDR; from the coding sequence ATGGGCGGCACCGGCGTCATCGACCATTTCCTCGAGGTCTTCACCCGCTACATCGATAGCGGTTTCGGGTTGCTTAGCGGCGAAGTCGCCTTCATCGCCACCACCCTGATCGTCATCGACGTGACGCTGGCTGCACTCTTCTGGAGCTGGGGCGCCGGCGACGACATCATGGCTCGCCTGGTGAAGAAGACGCTGTTCGTCGGCGTCTTCGCCTACATCATCGGCAACTGGAACAACCTGGCACGCATCGTCTTCGAAAGCTTCGCCGGCCTGGGCTTAAAGGCCAGCGGCACCAGCTTCACCACGGCCGATCTCTTGCGCCCTGGCAGGGTCGCGCAAACCGGTCTCGACGCCGGCCGGCCGCTCTTGGAGTCGATCTCTGGTCTGATGGGCTACTGGTCGTTCTTCGAGAACTTCATCCAGATCGCCTGCATGTTCCTTGCCTGGGCGCTGGTGCTTCTCGCCTTCTTCATCCTCGCCATCCAGCTCTTCGTCACCCTCATCGAATTCAAGCTGACGACGCTCGCGGGCTTCGTGCTGATCCCCTTCGGCTTGTTCGGCAAATCGGCCTTCATGGCCGAACGCGTACTCGGCAACGTCATCTCCTCCGGCATCAAGGTTTTGGTGCTTGCCGTCATCATCGGCATCGGTTCGACCCTCTTCTCAGAGTTCACATCCGGCTTCGACGGGGCAACCCCCACCATCGACGAAGCGATGGCGATCGTGCTTGCCGCGCTGTCGCTGCTTGGCCTCGGCATCTTCGGTCCTGGCATCGCCAGTGGTCTCGTTTCCGGCGGCCCGCAGCTCAGCGCCGGCGCGGCGGTCGGCACGGGCATGGCCGCGGGCGGCATGGTCGCGCTCGGCGCTGGCGCCGTCGGCGCCGCCGCCTCCGGTGGTGCTGCGCTGGCCGGTGGCGCCGCCGCCGCCGCTCGCGGCGGTGCTGCGATCGCTGGCGGCGCATCCACCGCCTACAGCCTTGGCGCAGCGGGCCAGTCCGGTGCGTCCGGTGTCGCGTCCGGCCTCGGCGGGGTCGCGCGTGCGGGCGGTAGCGCCGCGGTCTCACCACTGCGCCGCGCCGCCTCGCGGGCCGCGGAAAGCATGCGCTCCAGCTTCAATGCTGGCGGCAAGGCCGCCTTCGAGGCGACGGGCGGCACTTCCACCGCGGGCTCGATCGGCGGTGACGCGGCCGGTGACGCCGCTGCCGGTTTTCCAACCGCCGGCGCTCCGCCGGCCTGGGCCCAGCGGATGCGGCGCTCGCAGCACATGACCCATGCCGTGCAGGCCACGGCCCATGCCGTCCGCTCAGGCGACGCCCACGGCGGCGGCTCCTCCGTCAACCTCTCCGAAGGCGATCGCTGA
- a CDS encoding conjugal transfer protein TrbF has product MFKRPTTHYGKASEPETPYQRAAQAWDERIGASRVQAKNWRLMAFGSLILSAGFATALVVQSARGTIVPWVVQVDRLGQAQAVAPAVTDYRPTDPQIAFHLARFIEQVRSIPADAIIVRQNWLRAYDFTTDRGAMALNDYARSNDPFAKVGRQQIAVDVSSVIRASPDSFRVAWVERCYENGQLAETTRWTAILTIVVQIPRNADRLRANPLGIYVNAINWSRELGQ; this is encoded by the coding sequence ATGTTCAAACGACCAACCACTCATTATGGAAAAGCCTCCGAGCCGGAGACGCCCTATCAGCGCGCCGCCCAGGCCTGGGATGAGCGTATCGGCGCCTCGCGTGTCCAGGCGAAGAACTGGCGGCTGATGGCGTTCGGCTCGCTGATCCTGTCGGCCGGGTTCGCCACCGCGCTCGTTGTGCAGTCAGCGCGGGGAACGATCGTGCCGTGGGTGGTGCAGGTCGATCGGCTCGGCCAGGCGCAGGCCGTCGCGCCTGCCGTCACCGACTACCGGCCGACCGATCCGCAAATCGCTTTCCACCTCGCGCGGTTCATCGAACAGGTCCGCTCTATTCCGGCCGACGCCATCATCGTGCGCCAGAATTGGCTGCGCGCTTATGACTTCACGACCGATCGCGGCGCCATGGCCCTGAATGATTACGCTCGGTCGAACGACCCGTTTGCGAAGGTCGGCCGCCAGCAGATCGCGGTCGACGTCTCCAGTGTCATTCGCGCCTCACCCGACAGCTTCCGCGTCGCCTGGGTCGAGCGCTGCTATGAGAATGGCCAGCTCGCCGAGACCACGCGCTGGACAGCGATCCTGACGATCGTGGTGCAGATCCCGCGCAACGCCGATCGGCTCAGGGCAAATCCGCTCGGCATCTACGTCAACGCAATCAACTGGTCACGGGAGCTTGGGCAATGA